GTGAGGGCTCGCCGTCCACCGTCTCGAACACGGTGCGCAGGCTCTCGTGCCGCCCCACCACGTCGGTCAGCGCCACCCGCACCGCGGCTTCGTCGACGCCGCCGGTCAAGCGCAGCGCGAACGGCAGGTTGTAGGTCGCGCCGGGGCCTTCCAGCTGGTCCAGGAACCACAGCCGACGCTGCGCATACGACAACGGAAGCCGCTCCGAACGCACCCCGGCAACCAACGCGGGACGCGACTGACGCCCGCCGTCCAGCCGCGAGGCCAGCC
This genomic stretch from Streptomyces sp. QL37 harbors:
- a CDS encoding condensation domain-containing protein; this translates as LASRLDGGRQSRPALVAGVRSERLPLSYAQRRLWFLDQLEGPGATYNLPFALRLTGGVDEAAVRVALTDVVGRHESLRTVFETVDGEPSQRILADVVPELHVVAVGEDELPSVIEKAAACTFDLAGEIPIRAWLFELSADEHVLMLVLHHIAADGWSMAPLLRDLSVAYGA